TCTTTATCCACGGTAAATTTGGCATGCCGGAACTGGGCGGCGTAGGCTGTGGTGTGGCTACCGCCTCGGTTTACTGGATCATGATGCTGCTGATGATGCTTTATACCCGACGCGCTTCCTGGCTACGCGATATCCGCCTTCATCGCCCGGCATTCCGGCCGGATTTTACCGTGCTCAAACGACTGTTTGGCCTCGGTTTACCCATCGCGCTAGCACTGTTTTTTGAAGTTACGCTGTTTGCGGTGGTGGCGCTGTTGGTATTACCGCTCGGTGTCGTTGATGTGGCTGGTCATCAGATTGCCCTGAATTTCAGCTCACTGATGTTCGTTCTTCCACTTTCGGTTGGCGTCGCCACGACCATTCGCGTCGGACATCGTTTAGGGGAAGGGTCGGTTGAAAACGCCCGCATTGCCGCGCACACCGGTATCATGGCTGGCGTCGCGTTAGCCTGCTGCACAGCAATCTTCACCACGCTACTGCGTGAACCTATCGCCCTGCTCTACAATCAGGACCCTCTGGTGGTCGCAATGGCTTCTCAGCTCATGCTTTTAGCCGCCGTTTATCAAATCTCCGATGCGGTTCAGGCGATCGGCAGTGGTGTACTGCGCGGTTATAAAGATACTCGCTCGATTTTTTATATTACGTTTACAGCATATTGGGTATTGGGATTACCGAGCGGCTATCTGCTGGCGTTGACAGATGTCATCGTCACGCGCATGGGCCCAGCAGGATTTTGGTGTGGTTTCATCATTGGCCTGACAGCAGCAGCAGTGATGATGGTGACGCGGATTCGCTTTCTTCAGCGTCAGCCGGCCGCGCGAATTTTAGCGCGAGCCGCCCGCTAGATACCGTTTTATCCCGTTTACGTCGAAAAAAACAGCGGGATGGATACAAGCTCAGCAATCGCATCGGCAAGCGCACAAAATTGCATTTTTTTCTTGCCAGATTTCCCCTTGCTCGCTACTATTCGTCCCGCTATCAGACAGGCAGTTCGGTATCTCAATGCGTTCATAGCTCAGTTGGTTAGAGCACCACCTTGACATGGTGGGGGTCGTTGGTTCGAGTCCAATTGAACGCACCATTCCTTGTTTTTCCTTCCTCTATTTCTTTTGCATTGCTGTTTTCTCTTTCGTTCATT
The window above is part of the Pectobacterium araliae genome. Proteins encoded here:
- a CDS encoding MATE family efflux transporter; this translates as MQQYLTEARKLSALAVPVIIAQVSQTSMGVVDTIMAGAYSATDMAAVAVGTSIWLPAILFGHGLLLALTPVVAQLNGSGRRDRISYQVRQSFFLAAIISLLTMLVLYQGEYAINLMSDDSPELAAKAIGYLHALLWGVPGYLFYQVLRCQCEGLSKTYPGMMIGFIGLLINIPINYIFIHGKFGMPELGGVGCGVATASVYWIMMLLMMLYTRRASWLRDIRLHRPAFRPDFTVLKRLFGLGLPIALALFFEVTLFAVVALLVLPLGVVDVAGHQIALNFSSLMFVLPLSVGVATTIRVGHRLGEGSVENARIAAHTGIMAGVALACCTAIFTTLLREPIALLYNQDPLVVAMASQLMLLAAVYQISDAVQAIGSGVLRGYKDTRSIFYITFTAYWVLGLPSGYLLALTDVIVTRMGPAGFWCGFIIGLTAAAVMMVTRIRFLQRQPAARILARAAR